One Aegilops tauschii subsp. strangulata cultivar AL8/78 chromosome 7, Aet v6.0, whole genome shotgun sequence genomic window carries:
- the LOC109785500 gene encoding putative disease resistance RPP13-like protein 1, translated as MVVEGVAWGISVAGWIMSPIISRLLDKALSYCKDDKKKTLYRLLTDVLPRLTLTLEAVDAINHRALFEDMVSGLKSAFYGIEDILDELEYIRHQEKLDRQKSFSSKIEKKRSLINLDAEAGPSIQDIFMEPSLTFNAALNDRLKDNMSMIEELIDKAQDIIALGEPSSKDKTGTAKNTQASTTSDPTAAVIGRDEDRDRIAEMLRDEKCDGNPSSSITECFSVIGIYGISGSGKTTLAQHVCNVSDIFKEMFEAASVDKEKSCRTFCSLDILEKESKKKLEGKRFLLVLDDIWCDKDFDKQKLAKLLSPLKLGERGSKILATSRNKDAFSDLGPGVACTIFPISALDEKVFLELFMYYALENTNADDSDKKELKDIGAAIALKLKGSPLAASTVGGQLRKRKNDVGFWREVQDRDLLNETLGALWWSYQHLDENVRRCFAYCSIFPERHRLYRDELVKLWVAEGFIQTVNAEEDMEAVGRDYFDELLATSFLQPGGYHLGSFYYLVHDLMHDLAKKAAGSDCFRMDNGSRREVPRDVRHLFVGHEGMNIKKIFGLKNLRTLIIDGKEWSTRLNEEFFAKVFKKLQKLRVLAVEINERRVFRVPDSIVHLKHLRYLALRMFGQSKLILPKTLAKLYHLQVLILYVHDTEFPSDINTGNLTNLRHISGGQIGIYFPNIGRLTSLQTLKVFQVRTEHGHELKQLRDLNKLRSCLAIQSLENVKSKEEAHEAKLADKKGLQGLRLSWSCDSTCTPEVEAVVLEGLCPPKDLKNLGIMNYHGLRYPNWMVSEKNGGPKHLHVLKIRGCSRLGPAPQLFEFFIHLRELVISDCSWDCMPNNMKDLRSLKTLMIMNCLHLKSLPELPLSLMKFEVHDCNEVFMRSCQQVGDPNWEKIQHVGVNKSGTFEVRLPWTMTFWEVYTSINLFGPSLSSK; from the exons ATGGTGGTGGAAGGTGTTGCATGGGGCATATCCGTCGCAGGATGGATCATGTCCCCTATCATCTCCAGGCTTCTGGACAAAGCCTTGTCCTACTGCAAAGAtgacaaaaaaaagacactttaCCGCTTGTTGACAGATGTTCTTCCTCGCCTGACGCTTACTCTAGAAGCAGTAGATGCCATTAATCATAGGGCACTCTTTGAGGACATGGTGAGTGGCCTTAAATCTGCTTTCTATGGCATAGAAGATATCCTTGATGAGCTGGAGTACATTCGTCATCAAGAGAAGCTGGACAGGCAGAAAAGTTTTTCGTCAAAAATAGAGAAGAAAAGGTCCTTAATTAATTTGGATGCTGAAGCCGGTCCCTCGATCCAG GATATTTTTATGGAACCGAGTTTGACATTCAATGCAGCTTTAAATGATCGCTTGAAGGATAATATGTCCATGATAGAAGAACTTATTGATAAAGCACAAGATATTATTGCACTCGGGGAGCCGTCAAGCAAGGATAAAACTGGTACTGCCAAAAATACACAGGCAAGCACTACTTCAGATCCAACAGCAGCGGTAATTGGCCGAGATGAGGATCGTGACCGGATAGCAGAAATGCTTCGTGATGAAAAATGTGATGGCAATCCAAGCTCAAGTATCACTGAATGTTTCTCAGTAATTGGCATTTATGGCATTTCAGGGTCTGGGAAGACAACCCTTGCACAACATGTTTGCAA TGTGAGTGACATTTTCAAGGAGATGTTTGAGGCAGCTTCAGTAGATAAGGAGAAATCATGCCGTACATTCTGTAGCCTTGATATTTTGGAAAAAGAATCGAAGAAGAAACTAGAAGGCAAGAGATTCCTCTTGGTACTAGATGATATCTGGTGCGATAAGGATTTTGATAAGCAGAAGCTGGCGAAGTTACTTTCTCCATTGAAGCTCGGAGAGAGAGGAAGCAAGATCCTAGCGACTAGTCGCAATAAAGATGCATTTTCAGATCTAGGTCCTGGTGTGGCATGTACCATTTTCCCAATAAGTGCCTTGGATGAAAAGGTCTTCTTGGAACTGTTCATGTATTATGCCCTTGAAAATACAAATGCAGATGATTCAGATAAAAAAGAACTGAAAGATATTGGGGCTGCTATTGCACTGAAACTGAAAGGTTCACCTTTGGCGGCCAGTACAGTGGGGGGACAACTACGTAAAAGAAAAAATGATGTTGGCTTTTGGAGAGAAGTTCAAGACCGGGACCTTCTGAATGAGACATTGGGGGCCCTCTGGTGGAGTTACCAGCATCTTGATGAGAATGTTAGGCGATGCTTTGCTTACTGCAGTATTTTTCCTGAAAGACATCGCTTGTACCGGGATGAGTTAGTTAAACTATGGGTGGCAGAGGGGTTCATACAGACTGTTAATGCAGAAGAGGACATGGAAGCTGTTGGTCGGGATTACTTTGATGAGTTATTGGCAACCTCGTTTCTGCAACCAGGAGGATACCACCTAGGCAGTTTCTACTATTTAGTCCATGATCTTATGCATGATTTAGCCAAGAAGGCAGCAGGGAGTGATTGTTTCAGAATGGACAATGGCTCCAGAAGAGAAGTTCCTCGTGATGTTCGCCATCTTTTTGTTGGGCACGAGGGAATGAACATTAAGAAGATTTTTGGATTGAAAAACTTACGCACACTCATTATTGATGGTAAGGAATGGTCTACACGACTTAATGAAGAATTCTTTGCCAAAGTGTTTAAGAAGCTGCAAAAATTGCGGGTACTGGCTGTAGAAATCAATGAAAGAAGAGTGTTCAGAGTTCCAGATTCTATTGTGCATTTAAAGCATCTGCGCTATCTTGCCTTACGGATGTTTGGCCAATCCAAGTTGATTTTGCCTAAAACATTAGCCAAGCTTTACCATCTGCAGGTTCTAATTTTGTATGTTCACGATACAGAATTCCCTAGTGATATAAATACGGGCAACCTCACCAACTTGCGGCATATCAGCGGTGGTCAAATTGGAATATATTTTCCGAATATTGGGAGGCTAACATCACTCCAAACATTAAAAGTGTTCCAAGTGAGGACGGAACATGGGCATGAGTTAAAGCAGTTGAGGGACCTAAACAAGCTTCGAAGCTGTCTGGCAATCCAAAGTCTTGAAAATGTTAAAAGCAAGGAGGAAGCACATGAAGCAAAGCTAGCTGATAAGAAAGGACTACAAGGACTGCGACTGTCCTGGAGTTGTGATTCGACGTGCACACCAGAAGTTGAAGCAGTGGTACTTGAGGGTCTTTGCCCACCCAAGGATCTGAAAAATCTAGGAATCATGAACTACCACGGATTGAGGTACCCAAATTGGATGGTGTCTGAGAAGAATGGTGGCCCAAAGCACCTACATGTACTTAAGATCCGCGGCTGCAGTCGATTGGGACCAGCTCCCCAACTTTTTGAGTTCTTCAttcatcttcgtgagctcgtcaTTTCTGACTGCAGCTGGGACTGCATGCCAAACAATATGAAGGACCTGAGGTCGCTCAAGACCCTAATGATTATGAATTGCTTGCATCTCAAATCACTTCCAGAACTTCCCTTGTCTCTTATGAAGTTTGAAGTGCATGATTGCAATGAAGTGTTCATGAGGTCGTGCCAACAAGTAGGTGATCCAAACTGGGAAAAGATTCAGCATGTTGGCGTGAATAAAAGTGGAACTTTTGAAGTCAGGCTCCCATGGACAATGACTTTTTGGGAGGTATATACATCTATCAATCTCTTTGGTCCCTCCCTTTCAAGTAAATAA
- the LOC123494802 gene encoding ethylene-responsive transcription factor 5-like, producing MPPRCRGVSGYRGVRLRPNGGYYAEIRSGDLRLGLGTYGTACEAARAYDAAAWRLGRRHGQMNFQDVYMLQQALDVAPAPRLNTTQDRAERAERQRRLLIAQEDERVMAKWRRRHPEDVAYEQNYWARRHEEDTRRRREDRLDRRRRKASLLEKLGLPTAPVGINAAMPTVKGRP from the coding sequence atgccgccgcgctgccgagGAGTGTCGGGCTACCGCGGCGTCCGCCTGCGCCCCAACGGCGGCTACTACGCCGAGATACGCTCTGGCGATCTCCGGCTCGGACTCGGCACCTACGGGACGGCGtgcgaggccgcccgcgcgtacgacgcggcggcgtggcgcctagGCCGGCGGCACGGCCAGATGAATTTCCAAGACGTGTACATGCTCCAGCAGGCGCTGGACGTCGCCCCAGCGCCTCGTCTGAACACGACACAAGACCGTGCGGAGCGCGCTGAgcggcagcgccgcctcctcatcgCCCAGGAGGACGAGCGGGTCATGGCGAAGTGGCGCCGGCGCCACCCGGAGGACGTCGCCTACGAGCAAAACTACTGGGCAAGGCGCCACGAGGAGGACACACGAAGGCGCCGCGAGGATCGGTTGGACAGGCGTCGGCGGAAGGCATCACTACTAGAAAAACTTGGTTTGCCGACGGCACCCGTCGGCATAAATGCAGCTATGCCGACGGTCAAGGGCAGGCCGTAG
- the LOC109785497 gene encoding F-box protein At5g49610-like, with the protein MFERNTKSRLESHPGLTSEAAGLLTDDLILEIFSRLPARSLHRFKCVSVSWRDLITDPANRNELSQTLAGFLYTFPGRRDHHFASVSGDGAAPFDLSLPYLRNDKDDKGITLVDACNGLLLCRRHKKNKATPWKEDDFGFVVCNPTTGRWVELPPQPQAPPRRYTHTASLAFDPAVSFHFHVLHFEETYTGSYITGVNIYSSRTGAWSHRDSSGMVEKVTLFSRSKCVFAGGMMYLMGNLEEMNGEYVLVGVDMDGKVWKTIRTPYGRRFGTIGLSQGCLHYVVASVGDYDAIQVSEIALWCLKDRDSKELVLNHTANINKLMSMTEKMYMVAEIHPDCDTIFLVSFGGDTLAAYDMRHQKVGCILNLEKNTRWFLPYVPLFSESLADEDCR; encoded by the coding sequence ATGTTCGAGAGGAACACCAAGTCGAGGCTGGAAAGCCATCCAGGGCTGACGTCAGAGGCGGCCGGCCTGCTCACCGACGACCTCATCCTGGAGATCTTCTCCCGTCTCCCTGCCAGATCCCTTCACCGCTTCAAGTGCGTCTCCGTGTCCTGGCGCGACCTCATCACCGACCCCGCAAACCGCAACGAGCTGTCCCAGACTCTCGCCGGCTTCCTGTACACGTTCCCCGGCCGCAGGGACCACCACTTCGCCAGCGTCTCCGGGGACGGTGCAGCCCCATTCGACCTTTCCCTCCCTTACCTGCGCAATGACAAGGACGATAAGGGCatcaccctcgtggacgcctgcAATGGTCTTCTTCTCTGCCGTCGCCACAAGAAGAACAAGGCGACCCCTTGGAAAGAGGATGATTTCGGTTTTGTGGTGTGCAATCCCACCACAGGGAGGTGGGTGGAGCTGCCCCCACAACCGCAGGCGCCGCCGAGAAGATATACCCACACCGCAAGCCTGGCTTTTGATCCGGCAGTATCGTTCCATTTCCACgttcttcattttgaagagaCCTATACGGGGTCTTACATCACAGGAGTGAACATCTACTCGTCGCGAACAGGAGCATGGAGTCATAGGGACAGCAGTGGGATGGTTGAGAAAGTTACCCTGTTCTCTAGGAGTAAATGTGTCTTTGCTGGAGGTATGATGTACCTCATGGGCAATCTGGAGGAGATGAACGGAGAGTATGTGCTGGTGGGGGTGGACATGGACGGGAAAGTGTGGAAGACTATCCGCACGCCGTATGGTCGAAGATTTGGTACGATTGGATTGTCTCAAGGGTGCTTACACTATGTTGTAGCTTCTGTCGGTGATTACGATGCAATCCAGGTTTCTGAGATAGCGCTCTGGTGCCTCAAGGATCGTGATAGTAAAGAATTAGTCCTGAATCATACTGCCAACATCAATAAGCTTATGAGCATGACTGAAAAGATGTACATGGTGGCTGAGATTCATCCAGATTGCGACACCATTTTCTTGGTTTCATTTGGTGGTGATACCTTGGCAGCGTACGATATGCGACATCAGAAAGTTGGTTGTATCCTTAATCTTGAGAAGAACACACGATGGTTTCTACCTTATGTTCCTCTATTCTCGGAGTCATTAGCAGATGAAGATTGTCGGTAG